The DNA region tcctctagagcagtgatgttttggggctgtcgttgggcaacagggattttcaactccctccacagattttctatggggttgatatctggagactggcaaggccacgccaggaccttgaaatgcttcttacgaagccactcctttgttgccctggctgtgtgtttgggatcattgtcatgctgaaagacccagccgcgTCTCATCtacaatgtccttgctgatggaaggagattttcactcaaaatctctcgatacatagccccattcattctttcctttaaacagatcagtcgccctggtccctttgcagaaaagcagccccaaaacatgatgtttccacccccatgcttcacagtaggtatgataTTCTTCagatgtaattcagtattctttctcctccaaacacgagaacctgtgtttctaccaaaaagttctattttggtttcatctgaccataacacattctcccagtcctcttctggatcatccaaatgctctccagcgaaccgcagacgggcctggacatgtactttcttcagcagggggacacgtctggcagtacaggatttgagtccctggcggggcattgtgttattgatagtagcctttgttactgtggtcccagctctctgtaggtcattcactaggtagccccgtgtggttctgggatttttgctcaccgttcttgttatcattttgacgccacgatgtgaggagggagttgaaagtccgtgttgcccaacgacagccccaaaacatcactgctctcgaggagatatgcatggaggaatgggccaaaataccagcaacagtgtgtgaaaagcttgtgaagagttacagaaaacatttggcctccgttattgccaacaaagggtacataacaaagtattgagagaaacttttggtaatgaccaaatacttgttttccaccgtgatttgcaaataaattctttaaaaatcaaacaatgtgattttctgtttttctttcccacattctgtctctcatggttgaggtttacccatgttgacaattacaggcctctctaatattttcaagtgggaaaacttgcacagttagtggttgactaaatacttatttgccccactgtatatcatttgCTTCCACACATATACAAgccgtccatttcattcaggatctTAAAATATCGAGTGAACATGCTTACtagtgtcatatgcactttaaggcaaaacactaccgcttttgtccaccggcgtcgctaaagttgaccaaaactgaaatgctacctagtgttgctttaacattcaactggcgcccaagtaagtcgatgccattgatagccatgcacgtccataccATGGACACcattgtacgtccatgccattgacagtcatgtacCAGGGTTCCTCCGGGTcccttaacactagaagtcccacagaattctggtactcctactagtcccaaacaatggccggtatggcctctcccccggaaaacccagaggtggcaaaaatgacccaagtgcttttgaattggcaagttGTTGTCGGACAGACGACAGCCGTTCAtctggaaatgcaaccactagacatacattaagTTCAGAGacaatgaccacaatccatACTCCATGTTCCTGATTtagtccttctaaactatagacacaatcctgctttacactcaaattgcagttctaaaacgcttttttttcctcttcaaaacaatgtacacatttagGCCATTGTTTCTGTCGTtatgtgtggagtataggagaagtgaattaaaaaatgtataaaaagtttcaaccttcataaataaatgtaattaaataaatgtagcttgacttgaactgacacaaactatcacaagagtcacggaggagaggccaaatcggccactgtgagggaatattaggagtgtttgtcttgggaaaggccaagtcggcctctgctgggttttctagtgttaaagggaaccaccacggatataaagacttgtagttcttaaaagattggCTACCCAATAATAGCAGACAATTCTAGTGACAATAGTAGTACCGTGACCTAATGTCATTGTTTCCCAGATTATTCCCTTTCCTATCGTCCATATTTTCTCCTTCTTCTTGTTGGGAAATTCTCAATTTTATCTGATCACGCACTCTAAAGAAAAcccaattattttctatatgtaACGCAGGCCACCCCGCCCCGATGAAGAGCATCTCTAGCAGCCTGAAAGAGACCATGAACCCTGGCGACATGGTCCAGGACGCCATCCACAACTTCTCCCCGGCTTACCAGCACTACACCCAGCAGTCCACGTTAGAGCAGGGCGTGCCGCCGCCCGCTTCGCGCTCCTTCAGCGTCGTCGGCCAGGACGCTGAGAAGACACTCCTTTTGAGCTCTGATGAAGATTTTTAGCCTGACAAACGTGCTAGTGTTCTTTTGTAAGTATGGAAAAAGCACTATAAGCTAGTTTGCTTTACaacacatgcttttattttgcatttgtttAAGGATTAATCATTTTTACTCAAGATTTATCTGACTttgatagaatttttttttttttttgttcatagtACAGCTCAATTTTATTTTGCCTGTATTTCGTTCTGACCACATTTGGGCTTTTTGCTACCTTTCACGAGAACCGTTAaaggaattttttaaaaaagtttttcagTTTGGAATAAATTGTAGGTACCACCAAATTTTGAACTTGTAGTTTCATTGCGTCACCTGGCTATCATTTTCGATTCAGAAAGTTCATTTTGAAGGAAAATCGATCAGTCATTGACAAGCAAAGGTTCACCTCTTTGTGAAGAAGTCCATGAAGAACTAGGCGGAACAATGTTCCAATCGTTGCTCGGTCAAACTCCGCCTTTGCGTGGGTACATGCAGGCGGTTTGCTGCACCCACATGAAGCACTGTTGCCCCGCCCACTTTTCCTAAGAACtgaaaccgccggacccgcccCCTCCGTGACGTCGCCGTGTCCTCAATCACGAGAGAAGCTCCAAAAGGAAGTAGACTTCGTTTATTTTGATCACACAGCTCATCGGCTTCTGCTTGTGACCTTAGCAAcaatttgaagtgttttttaGGGTTGAATTTCAATAAAAATCAAATGTGTCTTTAAAGTTTGGTCATTTTTCAAGCAGgcccgagaaccaaaagtggtatttgccatgtggcatttttttgtcatgtcgcaaaatggattttgccatgtggcatttttttgccgtgtggcaaaattgattttgccatgtggcattttggtggcaaaatggattttgccatgtggcattttttttgccatgtggcaaaattgattctgccatgtggcatttttttgccatgtggcaaaatggattttgtcatgtggcatttttttgccatgtggcaattatttattttttgtcacacgacaaaattgattttcccatatggcatattttgccatgtggcaaaattgattttgccatgtggcattttttttgcatgtgtgcatagccatcaatggcataacctgacttgggtgtcagttgaatgtcaatgcgctgtaatggtaagagGATGGCCAAAAATcatagccacacgtttttctgccatgtaaAAttcatggaaaatttggacgtgtaaAGCCTTCAATGGCAAAGCTTgagttgggtgccagttgaatgtaaaTGCGCCGTAATgtcaagtgtatggtcaaaaatcacagccacacgtttttctgccatttaaaatgaatggaaaatttggacgtgcatagcagtcaatgtcatggaggTACATGGCCATGCATCGCCtgaaaaactgccatataccccccaaaatgggggggatggcgtggctcagtggtagagtagttgtcccccaacccagaggttgtgggtttgattctctgccctgatgaactcgcctaagtctatccttgagcaagatactgaaccccacattgctcctggtgctgtgtcaccagtaggtacggtagatggcgatgtagtgtaaagcgctttaagccccttgaaaggtggaaaagcgctatataggtataacaccatttaccatttaccaaaaatgccacatacccccccaaataaaaatgccacaaaccaaaatccattttgccacatacgaaaaaaatatcaaattccattttgccacatggcaacaaaataaaaaatgccacatggtaacatccattttgccacatggcaaaagaaactgccacatggcaaaatcatttttgccacatggcaaaaaaaaatgccacatggaaaaaaatgccagaatcaattttgccacatggcaaaaaaaatgccacatggcaaaacccattttgccacatggcaaataccacttttggttcttgctGTCTCCCCATTTTTTTGCAGGTTTTGCAGTGATAACATTCTCAACAAAGCACCATTTTATTCGTAGTAAATTTTGTTTTGCCGAAAGCTCGGTGACTTGACGAAGACCTTTTATCTTAGCTTAGCGCGGCAGTGTGACATGAGCTTGACACGCGGAGCAGCTGGTGGCCTTTAAACAGCTGAGCTGACGTTACGGCCGACTCGCGGAGCGTCTCTACTGGTCGTCTGCTGCGGCCCCGCCCCCTTTTGCATGTTTCCAGGGAGAGCGCTCAAATCGGTGGGGGTGCGGGAAGCGGTTAGGTGACACTTGACCCACAAAGAAAGGTCCAGACGTTCAGGAAGGAGCAGCACCCCAAAATTTTGGGGAACATTGAAGACCTACATAGAGGATCCAAAGCAGGTAGGTTCTAGTAATCTATAACCTGCCTGACGACTGCTTCACTTCTTTCAAGTACACCTGATTCAAACTAGTATTTCATCGATACTTGGATCAGTACTGATGCCCACTAAAATAACGTCATCGGGACAGTACTAAGACATAAAGCGCAATATGTAGCCTACTCTTCGAGATCAGGTTGcactacccaagatggccgccaggtGTAAAAACACTTTTTAGCCTTTACATGACAACAGACGTCTAATTGTGTGGTGTCCAATTGTcctgttgtgattttttttcaatgagctAATCACCTGTAGATGTCTACAGAGCCCTTAAAGGGACATcagaagaaataaaatatatttgaaccatctggtgcgcaccagaaacaatttgGTGCACACTAAAAACTTATTATTCAGTGAATGGAGCTGGCAAAATGGACCCAACATGAAAGTAGTTATTCACAGAGATGTTCTAGTGTATCCTGAGGcgagaaatacattcacacactcaggtgaaaaaaaaaactcttttgaagagggtcctacaaaaaatacattcacacacccaggtgaaaaaacccttttggagagggtcccacaaaaaaaggaggcgctcatgagctgtgcagccacacaCTtactcaaaaccaaaatgaatcttctaattgggcccATTCGACCAAGTCTGCCAAATTTCGTGTCTCTCtaagctgcctaagtccctgaagAAATCGACTAacttttaatggcgaacaaagggtcgtcatggcaaAAGACATAGACATGTGGATATTTGCCATAAAATGTAGTATGACAAAGGCCTTGTAACTCCACTGACCAACCTGAAAGGAACTGGACATTGAAAAGTGAAATGAGTGACtgtctgttgccactagttggcgctgtagggttgatgcaagtgacccctacaggactctTTAGGGTACGACTCTCAAGCATGGGATGTTTGGCACAGACATCTTGCATatttgccaagttatgacttttcaaaatttgtggtgagacaaaatggcgatagtcattttcctgtttggacctctTTGCTTCAACGAAAActtaatatttttcatcaggcacctgaacacgtctTAAGAAGACTTCCCTGATGCAAGTTTGAGGTAAATTGATTTCTGTTTCcttgggggaggagccgatctaGTAAATAAGGACGTTGCCTGTCaccagcagggggcgccaggcctaatgagtaatatttcaatgcagtcgtgttgaagttgggatacctctcatacatATCAGACATGAAAAAGATTGACCCTTGCATCAGGGAGTTATTACAGTAGTTGTTTACTGAAAATTTGGCttggccccccccccaaaaagaggCACTTTGGCACCCACCCAGGTGAAGcatttgaatgaaaactcactatTTTAAAAACTTTACATCTTAaacgtctcatgaacagtctcactaattttgaggataCAACTAACAGAcgcgtttttgttgttgttgttttttcaaaaccgaaatgaATCTTCCAATTGGGCCTATtcaaccaagtgtgccaaatttcgtgGCTTTAAAGCCTCCTAAGTCCCTGAAGAAATCTACTTCAatttaatggcgaacaaagggtcgtcatggcaacagagaGACGTGTAGAGAAGGGCCTTAAAATGTCTTAACTAGTCTATAACCAGCGTTGGGAATAACGCTgtgacataacggcgttattttttcagtaacggggtaatcaaattattttttccgccgttacaacgctgttactgttactgatggtcaaaagtggtacgttacttactctgaataaattgaaactaccagccgtagcgactctgctctgtttatttgtcatcgaagacttggggtgcgttcaggttcgagaatagcgcacgtacttcttatgactccaggctgtttgtctctgctcattcaattagacaatgctttccaaagcatgctaacgtttctgtgtctgctacacctgaatgctagtctCGTTCCCAtcgcccactgtcagccagcaagaatgctgcttccatcttgaggacggcagacgcttggaGACGAGgccacctgaacgcaccccctggttagatgcgatggaagtgattgtgattagctgagggttagagtcatgtgtcatggtaaaccaatcagagccggtgttttcacacacaaaccggaacagcgcgtgcggcaaacacacacacacgcaaaacaaatgcagagggatatgatggcagagcattcagaggaaatttTGTCCTTAacaaggtggagatataaacactatttcaagctgGTGGAAATTAAAGAATGTgcatgtaaaatgtaatttatgtcccgagacaaagcttttgtcgacatctgtggtaagcaattcaaatctgtttgtttttgttgcacttcaagtgtaggataaatctgttgctagtgaggtgcaataaatattacaaggttctataacacaactacctgtctgttcttctctatttaactgactcgaatactgctcagaaaatttcaaattctttgacatacaacaacttctttttaatgtAATGGAAATAGTTACCTTCCCTGGTAACTAATTTTACTatagagcacaggtgtcaaaccgattccagaaagggccaagtgggtgcaggtttgctttccaaccaatgaagaggacaccttttcaccaattagatcttttacatgtgtaatcagttcaactttgtcaggtgctgcttgtttcagcaggaagttcattggttaaactctctgcgcgttatcggttggaacaaaatccagcacccacttagccctttctggaattggtttgacacctgtgctatggagtaattcagttactaacttggttactttttggaagaagtagtgagtaactatagttacttttgtaaagtaacgtgcccaacagtgctcatgaacagtctcactaattttgaggataCAACCAacagccagttttttttttttttttttctttttcaaaaccaaaatgaatcttctaattgggcctATTCAACCAACCAAGCCAAATTTCGTGGCTTTAAAGCCTCCTAAATCCCTGAAGAAATCTACTTCCatttaatggcgaacaaagggtcttcATGGCAACAGAAAGACATGTAGACAAGGGCCTTAAAatgtctgttaactagtctaaaacactcaaaacaaatggagtaaattatttgactagatttaagaaaaatagccTGATTGAGATGTTGTGAATTGGCAGTGTACAATTAGCCGTAATatgtccacgaccgcatatatcggtatcggtttgacatcagtatcagatttttggagttggacaatattggttaaaaagtcattattagaCAACTCTACTCCTCTTTCAAAGCAGCGCACGATGAGGTCCGCTGTTTTTGCCCACATGTCCAATTTTCAGCCAACTTTCGCTTTTAGCCAGGTTGTTCCTGTGAATGACGGCGATGATGATGATGTCTTTCTGGACTATGACAGGAATTCAACATCCGGTGGCATGCCGGACCACGGCGGCGGTCGCGAGCGGGCGCCCCCCCTCGGTCAAGCCATGCTGCTGGGAACGGCACGGGAAGCCGCGGCACCTTTGAGCGTGTCTGTCGTGGCGCAGGCAGAAAGTGAGATGAGATACTCCGTTGCGCTGAATCGCGTCCGCGCCGCCACTTGCCCTTACGTACGATGTACGTGTTGCGTCGACAGGCGAAGATTTTCAAGAGTTCAGCCCCACGCACGTGCAGACTTCCCGCTGGCAGCTGCGTCTCCTCAATACCTTCAGGTACATCTTTAGAAGCGTCTTAATATTGATGCTGTTCGATGGCGCCACAAGGGGGAGCCACAGGGCTAGTACTTTATATAGTAGTACCTCAAGATACGGAAGCTTCTGAATACAAATGATACGATATTACGAGAAATTACTAGTaaagatcacgtcattttcaaagtatcggaatcggcaaaaaaatatcggacatgcctttttttatttattgatttttttttaattaaatcgttttctaattgtatttaacgttacagacaaaacgtcttacactcatccagagtagttttggctcaaagtagggctatcaaatttattgcgttaacggcggtaattaattttttaaaattaatcacgttaagcaattaacactgcacgacccactcacgcattcaatctataaagacaccgttttacctatagatagcgctaaaaggcagcgtataatgagtagagagaattttgacagcctttggagccattttttatgtggctaaagccttacaatacctctctcagcaataaaTTATAACGTGAGAATGTGGGGAAGAAGAGTAGTAGTTCATCATTTTTGTAacgccctatgttctttcccaacgcagagaagatatatcaattggtagccctacgcacagtcatggttgcacttcccatcatgcatttgggcatggctacagtatcatttactgaaagctcaacaaatacactagatggcaatatttagtcacaatatacaaagtcacaggtctttctatccgtggatccctctcacagaaagaatgttaataatgtaaatgccatcttgaggatttattgtcataataaacaaatacagtacttatgtactgtatgttgaatgtatatattcgtccgagttttattcatttttttcttaatgcattgccaaaatgtacagtatatgatcgggaaaaagtaTCGGGAATGTTTGGAATtgcatcgggagcaaaaaaaaaagcaatcggatcgggaaatatcgggatcggcagataatcaagctaaaacgatcagatcgggagcaaaaaaaaatctcggaacaaccctagaaatTAGTCATCATAATtgaggcatggaaaatgaatgaatgaatgaatttcatCCATGTTGTGATTTGGTGTGTTCAGGAAGCAAGACCCAGACGTCGTCACAAGTCATAATCTGTCAAATTCATCCAACTTTGTAATGACGTCACGCCACGACGTCATCCCCCCGCCACGCCAGTTCAAGGACTCGCCGACGTCATCGGGCGAAGACGCCGAAGACGAGCAATCGGAGCAAAGCGAGAGCGAAAACGAAGCCACCTCGTCGTCTGCTTTTAGCTCCTCCTCTTCGGCCGAGCTGGAATACAGCTCCGCCCGTACGCCGAATGGCAAAGTCGTATCCCTTTGTCCACTGGCGACTCCCATCGTCCAGCGCCGCCTGTTGGACTGGAGGACGAACAACAACCAAGGATTCCTGCTGCACCGTGTCACGAAACTCAAAGCGCTAAAGATGGCAATGGGTACGGTTCGCCTCTATTGTTTATCATGCAGTATCagtattgtttttggcagccattttaagagagacagcgagaaccaaaagtggtatctgccatgtggccaaatggattttgacatgtggcatttttttcggaatgtggcaaaatggattgggatTTTGGAAAAATTTGGATGTGtatagccgtcagtggcatagcctgacttggttgccagttgaatgttGATGCGCTGTAATGCTAAGTGTATGgtaaaaaatcacagccacacatgtttttcaaattaaaaatttggacgtgcatagccgtcaatggcatggacatgcatGACCTTCAAAACTAccccgccccccaaaaaattgcgacaaaccaaaatccattttgccacataccaaaaaaaaaaagccaaatgtcaaaatcagtttttccacatggcaaaaaaaatgccacatggcaaaaaaacgccacatggcaaaaaaaaatcccacatatttgccatgtggcaaaacctaACCCCAAAAATATTgcgacaaaccaaaatccattttgccacttaccaaaaaaaaatgccaaatgtcaaaatctatttttccacatgacaaaaaaatggcacatgtcaaaatcaattttgccacatggcaaaaaaaatgccacatgccaaaatcagttttgccacaaggcaaaaaaatgccacatggcaaaattaattttgccacacggcaaaaagaaCGCCAGGCagaaaaaacgccacatggcaaaaaaaatgccacatgacaaaaaaaatcccacatggcaaaaaaaatcccacatatttgccatgtggcaaaatggattttgccatgtggcatttttttgccatgtacttggcaaataccacttttagttctcggccctgctgcattttaatgtttgtcttagtcttttggacgattatacttattagtcttaatcatattttagtcatctcaaaatgtgtttgtcctcgtctagtttttgttgacgaaaactcaagactaattttgtctagtttaatattttattatatattttatatttatagtctaatattttcaagtgggagaacttgcacaattagtggttgactaaatacttatttgccccactgtacatatgttTAAGAACTTGTCCGCCCTAGTGTGGCCTTAGTTTGGATGTGGTATGGTGTTGGTGTGACCTCCACGTGACCTAGCGGTCTCCATCTTTTCCTCCACAGCGGGCGGTCCGAGCGGCGCCCCGGACGCCGCCGCTAGTGATAAACTGTACAGGCGCGGAACGGCGCCCACCGGCAGCGGTCTCACGATGCGCTGGGTAAGCCCGTGGAGGACTACAGCGGCGGACGAGGATGATGACTCGGACGCAGGGGAGGTCGACTCACTAGCCCTGGAGCGGGAAGGCCAGCCCACTTCTCTGCGGCATGAGCCGGCCTGGGATTCGGACTCGGATGTGGACATCTACGTGGGAGAGGAGGGCGACGACTACGAGAGCGACGACTACGAGGGCGACTGTGAGGGCGATGAAGACAAAGAAGACGGTTCAAAGCGCTACCTCCAAGCTCTGCTGGATGTTTTCCCTCTGTTGCGGAGAGGCCGGCAGACAGGTGGCGCTGGCGAGGGCTCGGAAGCGCAGCTGGACGACCTACGAGAAGGTTGGTCCGCCTGAGGTTTGCTCGCAAACACTCAAACCTGATTTCAGGTCTCCTTgagatgattttggggcattccggggtcacttcctgtacattttagataatttcctgttgattttaggccatttccaggtcactttctgttaattttgggtactTGCTTTTGATTTTTGGGATAATTCGAGGAAGTATTGGTAGACATTGagataattttgggtcacttctttgttCATGTTAGGGTACTTACAGGCaggggtgggtagtaacgcgttacatttacttaagttgaactttttgagaaaaatgttcttctaagaaatgctactcttactctgctacttcggGCTGAGTCATTTTTTGAATGATTAGTTTTACTggggtaatattattttgaagtaacattactcttacttgagtaaaatttttggctactcgacCTCTGCtaacaggtcactttttgtaacattttgggttatttccaggtcacttcctgttgtttttggggcatttcaggcctttcttgttcatttccGATCACTCCCTGTTaattttggatcactttctgatgattttgggttatttccaggtcactcagtgtacattttgggtaattttgcaattcaattttgttaaaaaaaaaaataaaactgtgtATGGACACATTTTTGTGCAAGTTAAACGTGCCATTGGAAACATATAGGgaggtttttgtcaaattttggcggatttgtgcatttttgtgtaaaactactcttactctgcttctTCGGGCTAAGTACTTTTTGAATGATTAGTTTTACttgggtaatattattttgacgtaatattactcttacttgagtaaaatttttggctactctacctttGCTAACAGTTCACTTTTTGtaa from Corythoichthys intestinalis isolate RoL2023-P3 chromosome 21, ASM3026506v1, whole genome shotgun sequence includes:
- the LOC130909840 gene encoding uncharacterized protein LOC130909840, with protein sequence MPDHGGGRERAPPLGQAMLLGTAREAAAPLSVSVVAQAESEDFQEFSPTHVQTSRWQLRLLNTFRKQDPDVVTSHNLSNSSNFVMTSRHDVIPPPRQFKDSPTSSGEDAEDEQSEQSESENEATSSSAFSSSSSAELEYSSARTPNGKVVSLCPLATPIVQRRLLDWRTNNNQGFLLHRVTKLKALKMAMAGGPSGAPDAAASDKLYRRGTAPTGSGLTMRWVSPWRTTAADEDDDSDAGEVDSLALEREGQPTSLRHEPAWDSDSDVDIYVGEEGDDYESDDYEGDCEGDEDKEDGSKRYLQALLDVFPLLRRGRQTGGAGEGSEAQLDDLREDVALQPDTWTPEPRDDPPSCFSSSSQASLNDSECSSDDASSGAFSSCDARVENWAPAPPSDRFEENATKIRPMPAGCCRSASFGQAAGVDVWIERIDGERVKIRERQRVRVGHVAVGISQQMSSSAFTMETLDSKSVSFRREICEPFVKLRCVAAPDWCPQWTWRVRDGQLEVRQ